In the Pseudomonas sp. ADAK2 genome, one interval contains:
- a CDS encoding LabA-like NYN domain-containing protein: MKKIAVFADVQNLYYTVRQAYGCHFNYAALWADISKQGEIVEAYAYAIDRGDSKQQQFQQILRNLGFVVKLKPYIQRSDGSAKGDWDVGITLDIMDAADHVDEVVLASGDGDFDMLLERIISKHGVQAVAYGVPGLTANSLIRAASRYVPIEGALLLKN, from the coding sequence ATGAAGAAAATCGCAGTGTTCGCCGACGTTCAAAACCTCTACTACACCGTGCGTCAGGCCTATGGTTGCCACTTCAACTATGCCGCGCTGTGGGCTGATATCAGCAAACAGGGCGAGATCGTCGAGGCGTACGCCTACGCCATCGATCGCGGAGACAGCAAACAGCAGCAGTTCCAGCAGATCCTGCGCAACCTCGGTTTTGTGGTGAAGCTCAAGCCGTACATCCAGCGCAGCGACGGTTCGGCCAAGGGCGACTGGGACGTGGGCATCACCCTCGACATCATGGACGCCGCGGATCACGTCGACGAAGTGGTGCTGGCCTCCGGCGACGGTGATTTCGACATGCTGCTGGAGCGCATCATCAGCAAGCACGGCGTGCAAGCCGTGGCCTACGGCGTGCCGGGCCTGACCGCCAACTCGCTGATCCGCGCCGCCAGCCGCTACGTGCCGATCGAAGGCGCGTTGCTGCTCAAGAATTGA
- a CDS encoding 3'-5' exonuclease codes for MERIAVIDFETTGISPSSSCRATEIAVVILEQGRIVERYQSLMNAGVRVPAFIEQLTGISNAMLRTAPSAEQVMNEVNEFVGITPLLAHNAAFDQKFWDFELGRIKRTRLQNFACSLLLARRLMPAAPNHKLGTLTTFASLPNTGKAHRAMADAEMAANLTTHLAEQLRQQHGLRELSHDLLVSLQKVPAAKINEHLKRHRGF; via the coding sequence TTGGAACGCATAGCAGTCATCGACTTTGAAACCACCGGGATCTCCCCGAGCAGCAGCTGCCGGGCCACGGAAATCGCCGTGGTGATCCTCGAACAGGGGCGCATCGTCGAGCGTTACCAAAGCCTGATGAACGCCGGCGTACGCGTGCCGGCCTTCATCGAACAACTCACCGGCATCAGCAACGCCATGCTGCGCACCGCGCCCTCGGCCGAGCAGGTGATGAACGAGGTGAACGAGTTCGTCGGCATTACGCCGCTGCTGGCGCACAACGCGGCGTTTGACCAGAAGTTCTGGGATTTTGAACTGGGGCGAATCAAGCGTACGCGGTTGCAGAACTTTGCCTGTTCGCTGCTGCTGGCCCGACGTTTGATGCCCGCCGCGCCGAACCACAAACTCGGCACCCTCACCACCTTCGCCAGCCTGCCCAACACCGGCAAGGCTCACCGGGCGATGGCGGATGCGGAAATGGCGGCGAACCTGACGACGCACCTGGCTGAGCAACTGCGCCAACAACATGGGTTGCGCGAGTTGTCCCATGATTTGTTGGTCAGCTTGCAGAAAGTGCCGGCGGCGAAGATCAACGAACATCTCAAGCGCCATCGCGGGTTCTAG
- a CDS encoding YciC family protein — protein sequence MNPFEVLRDSLYFFKRNLGQIVQLCLPLVIFEAFLQQIVDNTTEPDSFPGYSVIVGLLVYPLYTAALILFLDARSRGESPRIRDLLAMSATLWPRFALLTALNTLLILIGLSLYFLPGIWLMVTLAFAEYLLVLRGLAPLAAMKESLRLTRGHFLRILVCILAVMAPLWLLKGASLEVYPEPQNPVLGLLIDSAHSFLQLFTSVVLFRLFMLIGEAPDKNDGTV from the coding sequence ATGAATCCGTTCGAAGTGCTGCGTGACTCCTTGTATTTCTTCAAGCGCAATCTGGGCCAGATCGTGCAACTGTGCCTGCCGCTGGTGATTTTCGAGGCGTTCCTGCAACAAATCGTCGACAACACCACCGAACCGGACAGTTTCCCCGGGTACAGCGTGATTGTCGGTTTGCTGGTGTATCCGCTGTACACCGCCGCGCTGATCCTGTTTCTCGATGCTCGCAGCCGTGGCGAATCGCCGCGCATCCGCGACCTGCTGGCCATGTCCGCGACCCTGTGGCCGCGCTTCGCCCTGCTCACCGCGCTCAATACGCTGCTGATTCTTATTGGCCTGTCGCTGTATTTCCTGCCGGGCATCTGGCTGATGGTGACCCTCGCATTCGCTGAGTATTTGCTAGTGCTGCGCGGCCTGGCGCCACTGGCGGCGATGAAGGAAAGCCTGCGCCTGACCCGCGGCCATTTCCTGCGGATCCTCGTGTGCATTCTGGCGGTGATGGCACCGTTGTGGTTGCTCAAGGGTGCCAGCCTGGAGGTCTACCCGGAGCCACAGAACCCGGTGCTCGGCTTGCTGATCGACAGCGCCCACAGCTTCTTGCAACTGTTCACCAGCGTGGTCCTGTTCCGTCTGTTCATGCTGATCGGCGAAGCGCCTGACAAAAACGACGGAACAGTCTGA
- a CDS encoding endonuclease/exonuclease/phosphatase family protein yields MTRLLRYTLLGLLLIVGLAGLLIYSVTWRPEAKEVLPVSCNAKAPTLVPGQALKVMTWNVQYLAGKRYVFWNDLAQGDDENPTLEDMAFSLDEVARVIRDEQPDIVLLQELDNGAKASDYQDQFKLLQERVADLFPCSAHTFDWKADFVPEPHIFGSVGRQLATLSRYQIKHAERMQLPVTPANVISRQFKPKNALLATYLPLSDGGQIAVLNTHLDRVIQPDDTLQAQVTAVAKVLDKYESRGTPWLIGGDFNLLPLGQYRRLPTEQRTPYSADSALHVLWDKYPMIPTNNEASGVDRAQWLTHYPNDPGLNGPDRTVDYLFYSPRIKRVEATVRQDDTLRISDHLPVIARFLLPAAP; encoded by the coding sequence ATGACCCGTCTACTGCGCTACACCCTGCTGGGCCTGCTGCTGATCGTCGGCCTGGCCGGCCTGCTGATCTACAGCGTGACCTGGCGCCCCGAAGCCAAGGAAGTGTTGCCGGTCAGCTGCAACGCCAAGGCGCCAACTCTGGTCCCCGGCCAGGCCTTGAAGGTGATGACCTGGAACGTCCAGTACCTGGCGGGCAAACGCTACGTATTCTGGAACGACCTGGCCCAGGGCGATGATGAAAACCCCACGCTTGAAGACATGGCGTTCAGCCTCGATGAAGTGGCGCGTGTGATTCGTGATGAGCAACCGGACATTGTGTTGCTGCAAGAACTCGATAACGGCGCCAAGGCCAGCGATTATCAGGACCAGTTCAAACTGTTGCAGGAACGGGTCGCCGACCTGTTCCCATGCAGTGCTCACACCTTCGACTGGAAGGCCGACTTCGTCCCCGAGCCGCACATTTTTGGCAGTGTCGGCCGGCAACTGGCAACCCTGAGCCGCTACCAGATCAAGCATGCCGAGCGCATGCAGTTGCCAGTGACGCCGGCCAATGTCATCAGCCGTCAATTCAAACCGAAAAATGCCTTGCTGGCGACGTATCTACCGCTGAGCGATGGCGGGCAAATCGCAGTGCTCAATACGCATCTGGATCGCGTGATCCAACCCGACGACACCCTGCAAGCGCAGGTGACCGCGGTGGCCAAAGTCCTCGACAAATACGAAAGTCGTGGCACGCCGTGGCTGATCGGCGGGGATTTCAATCTCTTGCCGCTGGGCCAGTACCGACGCCTGCCCACCGAGCAACGCACACCCTACTCCGCCGACAGCGCACTGCATGTGCTGTGGGACAAATACCCGATGATCCCTACAAATAATGAAGCCAGCGGTGTCGACCGGGCGCAGTGGCTGACCCATTACCCGAACGACCCCGGCTTGAACGGCCCGGACCGGACGGTTGATTACCTGTTCTACAGTCCGCGGATCAAGCGGGTTGAGGCGACGGTGCGGCAGGACGATACGTTGCGGATTTCCGATCATTTGCCGGTGATCGCGCGGTTTTTGTTGCCGGCGGCACCTTAA
- a CDS encoding DUF2076 domain-containing protein — protein MNSEEQTLIDGLFSRLQQAETDSAPRDAQAETRIKEHLTRQPAAGYFMTQAILVQEAAIKSLDEQNKQQAQQIQQLQAELQQAKASAPAPSGGGFLSSIFGGGSRDPQPAPTQSPPPATGGWREPARPSFNSQPPQQNFGAPQQNYAPQQQAPVGSGFLGGALKTAAGVAGGVMLAQGISSLFHSNQQPQEIVEVIKEEPAQVNDHSGNDWNNDQNVAGNDSNDQGNFTDADYSDDSSSFFGGDDDDSFV, from the coding sequence ATGAACAGCGAAGAACAAACCCTGATCGATGGACTGTTTTCCCGGCTGCAACAGGCCGAAACGGACTCAGCCCCGCGCGACGCCCAGGCCGAGACGCGGATCAAGGAGCACCTGACTCGCCAGCCCGCCGCGGGCTATTTCATGACCCAGGCGATTCTGGTGCAAGAGGCTGCGATCAAAAGCCTCGATGAACAGAACAAGCAACAGGCCCAGCAGATCCAGCAATTGCAGGCCGAACTGCAACAGGCCAAGGCATCCGCGCCGGCCCCGAGCGGTGGTGGTTTCCTGTCGAGTATCTTCGGCGGCGGTTCCCGCGATCCGCAGCCTGCGCCGACGCAAAGTCCACCGCCCGCGACCGGCGGCTGGCGTGAACCGGCGCGGCCATCGTTCAACTCACAACCGCCCCAGCAAAACTTCGGCGCCCCGCAACAGAACTACGCGCCACAACAACAGGCGCCGGTGGGTAGTGGTTTCCTCGGCGGCGCCCTGAAAACCGCGGCCGGCGTGGCCGGTGGCGTGATGCTGGCGCAAGGCATCAGCAGCCTGTTCCACAGCAATCAACAACCCCAGGAAATCGTCGAAGTCATCAAGGAAGAGCCGGCCCAGGTCAACGACCATAGCGGCAACGACTGGAACAACGACCAGAACGTGGCCGGTAACGACTCCAACGACCAGGGCAATTTCACCGACGCCGACTACAGCGATGACAGCTCGTCATTCTTCGGCGGCGATGACGACGACTCCTTCGTCTGA